A genomic stretch from Tribolium castaneum strain GA2 chromosome 6, icTriCast1.1, whole genome shotgun sequence includes:
- the snama gene encoding E3 ubiquitin-protein ligase RBBP6 isoform X3, translating to MSVHYKFKSALEYDTVTFDGLHISVKDLKNAIIQQKRIGKNTDFDLQVTNAQTKEVYEDENVLIPKNTSLLIARIPTAAQTKSKQWEGYGGDSTPPMKLDEVGPIAKAVDLSSLDAPEDDKIKAMISQSTQDYDPSNYMKIRGANQMGAVPPNYRCYKCHQTGHWIKDCPLSKGPEPIEIKKSTGIPLSFMVPVEGPQVQGAMMTPNGSYAVPVLDHQTYTQKQTAPAPPPVQELKPEIPEDLLCSICSDLLTDAVMIPCCGNSFCDECIRSFLLESEEHECPDCHEKDISPATLIPNRFLRNSVANFKNTTGYVKKPVYKQTRVEDLPEVKVKEAKVQPEPKVEEEKTVISEADSTEHSKNEEKGEVKRSPKVEPETIPEGPPGVSPAESPKTQSITKRVNSSRERSNTSRQHRHRSRDESPRRHHRNHRNSPYRDSGRSEERAGTPTVDEPGVAPTANYPPPEVRPYNAPPMMGMVPPMQGPPPNFPPGYTNPPAPMGAFPPTNGPPPNFRLPPPGAAPPYMPPGPYQVPPRPIFDTSRPPMTGPPPMYNPSYQSSRSHHRDYGMSDRRMRGRTPSGRNYRVIDDPLAAFNRMLREKDERERRAKRRRSYSRSRSRSRSYSRSPRRLRSRSPRRRSRSRSFSISRHRFKDSHQFRDRDYDDNDRDRDYGRDDRGYSRDREHRGREDRDRDRDRDYYYDNYDERSRGKGWGQPRGPPPPTQAETYYQNEMQYPPPTNRYPPRDYPPPYAKEPHVMPPAMIPPRRYDDVAPPGVEEPPVPGLENTRFEDRFERFPSPKKEEGKKEKKRHEARSRSPEKKRSPEVRRKSKSKDKDSPDKHKKKKRDASSDRDKKTTSDEEKSKKSKDRKKKKEKKDSDKKRRKEKKEKHKEKRHKEEAKDEAPHKEEDEEEEKKGRSPDANDENKEEPKTDLYDDMLAEGVDTNVIESYGKMEESSVEREESFEEKAPERTSEEREVHKEYEDSEKDILEIHPDIDLKTDLDVKNEMLAHLPEKSKWEVEDDVLLHSQTSPKEVGRNEAKSDKLGKVTNEVLKRAENAIFAKAINAIRPIEIKKISTDRAKLYSGEKEEDEKDEDVEIKSVVNIEDKSDRKKIEAPSQPPVRLSVKERLGIKIDDMDRIVKVDRNKSRSVSPFSRRANEIARNYGVGERRVEVVDKRRRERSRHRDRRDFRREDVSRRDRRDRNDSRRKDDRRRDRSKSKPKSGQEDEKKEKRKRSKSRSDSEDRKDKRRKKDKKVKKDKTKKKDDEEKKEEPKIDEAQKTRTVPEKRKPTIDEANFEPDYDLESESEKEEKKEKKLEEKKSSSSSDSSDSTSDDDKKRKKHKKHRKKKSRKDSSSSSSDSESDSSDDDKERKRKKHKKKQKKRKKSKHK from the exons ATGTCCGTTCATTATAAATTTAAGTCGGCTTTAGAGTATGACACTGTCACGTTTGATGGTTTGCACATTTCCGTCAAAGACTTAAAAAATGCCATTATACAGCAAAAAAGAATCGGGAAAAACACGGATTTTGATCTGCAAGTGACCAATGCCCAAACTAAAGAAG TTTACGAAGACGAGAATGTGCTGATCCCGAAAAATACATCACTTTTAATTGCTCGCATTCCCACGGCTGCTCAGACGAAAAGCAAGCAATGGGAGGGCTACGGGGGCGACTCCACGCCGCCTATGAAGCTGGACGAAGTGGGTCCCATTGCCAAAGCCGTGGACTTGTCGAGTCTCGACGCCCCCGAGGacgataaaattaaagccatGATATCGCAATCCACTCAAGATTACGATCCCAGCAA TTACATGAAAATCCGCGGGGCCAACCAAATGGGGGCCGTCCCGCCCAACTACCGGTGCTACAAGTGCCACCAGACGGGCCACTGGATCAAAGACTGCCCCCTTAGCAAGGGCCCTGAACCCAtagaaatcaaaaaaagcaCCGGCATTCCATTAAGCTTCATGGTGCCAGTGGAGGGCCCCCAGGTCCAGGGGGCCATGATGACGCCCAATGGTTCCTACGCCGTCCCCGTCCTGGACCACCAAACCTACACACAGAAACAAACAGCTCCAGCCCCGCCACCCGTTCAGGAACTGAAGCCTGAAATCCCCGAAGATTTGCTTTGTTCGATTTGTTCCGATCTGTTGACTGATGCCGTTATGATTCCCTGTTGCGGGAACTCGTTTTGTGACGAGTGCATTCGGAGCTTTTTGCTCGAGAGTGAGGAGCACGAGTGTCCCGATTGTCACGAGAAAGATATTTCGCCGGCGACTTTAATACCGAATCGATTTTTACGAAATTCTGttgctaattttaaaaatacgacCGGATATGTGAAGAAACCGGTCTACAAGCAAACGAGAGTGGAGGATCTTCCAGAGGTTAAGGTCAAGGAAGCAAAGGTTCAACCTGAACCAAAAGTTGAGGAGGAAAAAACTGTCATTAGTGAAGCTGACTCGACTGAACATTCGAAAAATGAGGAGAAGGGGGAGGTTAAAAGGTCGCCGAAGGTCGAGCCTGAAACCATACCTGAAGGTCCTCCAGGTGTCTCACCAGCTGAATCGCCCAAAACACAGTCGATAACGAAGAGAGTTAACTCGTCACGCGAGCGATCAAACACCTCAAGACAGCACAGGCACAGGTCTCGGGATGAATCTCCCAGGCGCCACCATCGCAACCACCGCAACTCGCCCTATCGTGACTCagg ACGTTCTGAGGAGAGGGCTGGCACCCCCACCGTGGACGAGCCGGGCGTGGCCCCCACCGCGAATTACCCGCCTCCGGAGGTTCGCCCGTACAATGCCCCGCCCATGATGGGGATGGTCCCGCCTATGCAAGGCCCGCCTCCTAATTTCCCGCCCGGTTACACGAATCCGCCGGCCCCAATGGGGGCGTTTCCGCCAACGAACGGTCCTCCTCCCAATTTCCGGTTGCCCCCTCCAGGAGCGGCCCCTCCTTACATGCCCCCGGGTCCGTATCAAGTCCCCCCGAGACCGATTTTCGACACGAGTCGGCCCCCTATGACCGGACCTCCGCCCATGTATAATCCCTCCTATCAGAGTTCAAGGTCGCACCACAGGGATTACGGGATGAGTGACCGCAGGATGCGGGGCAGGACACCGTCAGG gAGAAATTACAGAGTTATTGATGATCCGCTGGCGGCGTTTAACCGAATGCTGCGTGAGAAGGATGAGAGGGAGAGGCGTGCCAAACGGAGGCGGAGTTACAGCAGGAGTCGGAGCCGAAGTCGGAGCTACAGTCGGTCGCCGCGTCGTTTGCGCAGTCGCTCGCCGAGGAGGCGGAGTCGCTCAAGGTCGTTTTCGATCAGTAG ACACCGGTTCAAGGACAGCCACCAGTTTCGCGATCGCGACTACGACGACAACGATCGGGACCGGGATTACGGAAGGGATGATCGCGGTTATAGTCGAGACCGTGAGCACAGAGGGCGCGAGGATCGGGATCGGGACAGGGATAGGGATTATTATTACGATAACTACGATGAGAGATCGAGAGGGAAAGGATGGGGGCAGCCGAGAGGACCGCCGCCCCCAACACAAGCCGAGACGTACTACCAGAACGAGATGCAGTATCCGCCGCCTACAAACAG GTACCCACCAAGGGATTATCCGCCTCCTTATGCCAAGGAGCCTCACGTCATGCCGCCTGCGATGATCCCGCCGCGACGCTACGATGACGTAGCGCCTCCTGGTGTTGAAGAACCGCCGGTTCCAGGCTTGGAAAACACCAGGTTTGAAGACCGGTTTGAGCGATTCCCGAGCCCGAAGAAGGAAGAAGGGAAGAAGGAGAAGAAGAGACACGAGGCGCGAAGTCGGTCGCCGGAGAAGAAACGAAGTCCGGAAGTCCGGAGAAAGTCCAAGTCGAAGGATAAGGACAGTCCGGATAAGCACAAGAAGAAGAAACGGGACGCGTCGAGCGATCGCGATAAGAAGACGACGTCCGATGAAGAAAAGTCGAAGAAGAGTAAGGATCGGAAGAAGAAGAAGGAGAAGAAGGATTCGGACAAGAAGAGACGCAAGGAGAAGAAGGAGAAGCATAAGGAGAAGAGGCACAAGGAGGAGGCCAAGGACGAGGCGCCGCATAAGGAGGAAGACGAGGAGGAGGAGAAGAAGGGACGAAGTCCTGACGCTAATGACGAGAATAAAGAAGAACCAAAAACTGATTTGTACGATGATATGCTGGCAGAGGGTGTCGATACGAATGTTATTGAGAGTTACGGCAAAATGGAAGAGTCGAGTGTTGAACGGGAAGAGAGTTTCGAAGAGAAGGCGCCGGAACGGACTTCGGAAGAACGCGAAGTCCACAAAGAATACGAAGACTCGGAGAAGGATATTTTGGAGATTCATCCAGACATTGATTTGAAGACTGATTTGGACGTCAAGAACGAAATGTTGGCGCATCTTCCGGAGAAGTCCAAATGGGAAGTCGAAGATGACGTTCTGCTGCACTCGCAGACTAGTCCGAAAGAAGTGGGCAGAAATGAGGCCAAGTCCGATAAATTAGGCAAAGTTACGAACGAG GTTCTGAAAAGGGCCGAAAATGCCATTTTCGCCAAAGCTATCAACGCAATTCGTCCCATCGAGATCAAGAAAATCAGCACAGATAGAGCCAAGCTGTACTCTGGTGAGAAGGAAGAAGATGAAAAAGATGAAGATGTTGAGATAAAGAGTGTGGTCAACATTGAAGACAAGTCCGATCGCAAGAAGATCGAAGCTCCCAGTCAGCCCCCTGTCCGCCTGTCTGTCAAAGAACGTCTCGGTATAAAAATCGACGATATGGACAGAATTGTGAAAGTTGACCGAAACAAATCACGGAGCGTTTCGCCTTTTTCGCGACGTGCCAATGAAATCGCCCGAAACTACGGTGTGGGAGAACGCAGAGTCGAAGTTGTTGATAAGAGAAGAAGGGAAAGGTCGCGCCATAGAGACCGACGCGATTTTCGCAGAGAAGACGTTTCGAGAAGAGACAGACGGGACAGAAACGACAGTCGAAGGAAAGATGACCGGAGACGTGACCGCTCGAAAAGTAAACCAAAATCGGGCCAGGAGGAcgaaaagaaagaaaagagGAAACGTTCCAAGTCGCGAAGCGACAGCGAGGACCGTAAAGACAAGCGCAggaagaaagacaaaaaagtaaagaagGATAAAACAAAGAAGAAAGACGATGAAGAGAAGAAGGAAGAGCCGAAAATTGATGAAGCACAAAAAACTAGGACCGTGCCGGAGAAAAGGAAGCCCACAATCGACGAGGCTAATTTTGAACCGGACTATGATTTGGAAAGCGAGTCGGAGAAAGAAGAGaagaaagagaaaaaactTGAGGAGAAAAAATCGAGTTCGAGCTCCGACTCGTCCGATTCGACTTCGGATGATGATAAGAAGCGGAAGAAACATAAGAAGCACCGGAAGAAGAAGAGTAGGAAGGATTCGAGTTCGAGCAGTTCGGACTCGGAGTCGGATTCGTCCGACGATGATAAGGAGCGGAAGCGGAAGAAACACAAAAAGAAGCAGAAGAAGAGGAAGAAGAGCAAGCATAAGTAG